One Streptomyces lincolnensis genomic region harbors:
- a CDS encoding LacI family DNA-binding transcriptional regulator, whose amino-acid sequence MPRGEARGDGSTAPRGVDVARLAGVSQKTVSRVFNAEQYVSAEARRRVLEAAEALGYRMNNAARALASGRTRTIGVVTLGTALYGPASLLIGVERAARDAGYALRVVNTLEGDPGGVAGAVESLLEQGVDGIVVSEPIDEGAEGALSLSTDVPVLVLGAPAAFGGPRAVSAGVGAEALARAATEHLLELGHVTVHHLAGPQRWFAARDRLEGWRAALAARGRQQPSVIEGDWSAASGYAAGRDLASAGDLTAVFAANDDMAVGLIRALADAGLRVPADVSVVGFDDIPVSAYVTPPLTTVRQPFDSVAHEGLRLLVQAIEKPDAEPAPANDPPVELVVRASTAPPPARKTPARERHTATRARGATHAPPTEGEPPATH is encoded by the coding sequence ATGCCGCGAGGAGAAGCACGGGGCGATGGCTCCACCGCGCCGCGCGGGGTGGACGTGGCCCGGCTGGCCGGCGTCTCGCAGAAGACGGTCTCCCGGGTCTTCAACGCGGAGCAGTACGTGTCCGCCGAGGCGCGCCGGCGCGTCCTCGAAGCCGCCGAGGCGCTCGGCTACCGCATGAACAACGCGGCCCGGGCCCTGGCCTCGGGACGCACCCGCACCATCGGCGTGGTCACGCTGGGCACCGCCCTGTACGGCCCCGCCTCCCTGCTCATCGGCGTCGAACGCGCCGCCCGGGACGCGGGATACGCGCTCCGGGTGGTCAACACCCTGGAGGGCGACCCCGGAGGTGTCGCCGGAGCCGTCGAGTCGCTGCTCGAACAGGGTGTGGACGGCATCGTCGTATCCGAACCGATCGACGAGGGAGCCGAGGGAGCCCTCTCCCTCAGTACCGACGTGCCGGTCCTCGTGCTCGGCGCACCCGCGGCCTTCGGCGGCCCCCGGGCCGTGTCCGCGGGGGTCGGGGCCGAAGCCCTGGCGCGGGCGGCCACCGAGCACCTCCTGGAACTGGGGCATGTGACGGTCCATCACCTGGCCGGTCCGCAGCGGTGGTTCGCGGCACGCGACCGTCTTGAGGGATGGCGCGCGGCGCTGGCGGCACGCGGCAGACAACAGCCGTCCGTCATCGAGGGCGACTGGTCGGCCGCGTCCGGCTACGCGGCGGGCCGCGACCTCGCCTCCGCCGGCGACCTCACCGCCGTGTTCGCCGCCAACGACGACATGGCCGTCGGGCTGATCCGCGCACTGGCGGACGCCGGCCTGCGCGTACCGGCAGACGTCAGTGTCGTCGGCTTCGACGACATCCCCGTCTCCGCCTACGTCACCCCTCCGCTGACCACGGTGCGCCAGCCGTTCGACTCCGTGGCACACGAAGGGCTGCGGCTGCTCGTGCAGGCCATCGAGAAGCCGGACGCCGAGCCGGCGCCGGCGAACGACCCGCCGGTCGAACTCGTCGTCCGCGCCTCGACGGCACCCCCGCCGGCCCGGAAGACCCCGGCGCGCGAACGACATACGGCCACCCGCGCACGCGGCGCGACCCACGCACCCCCCACCGAGGGCGAGCCGCCCGCCACCCACTGA
- a CDS encoding sugar ABC transporter ATP-binding protein codes for MTEPNLRIRGLSKSFGGVRALDGVDLTVPAGQVHALLGHNGAGKSTLIKCLGGAFPPDAGTIEVGGISHARLSPRESIAAGVAIIFQSLSVVDSLTVAENIFLGQEWTRYGTVHRRAQEEVAAGLLERVAASCSPRDRVAELPMGQRQLVEIAKALSRSASVLVLDEPTAALSGAETGALAERVEDLRTQGLAIVYVTHLLAEVERLADAVTVLRDGRVAHHSTVSGYTRSELVDVIAGRPEPVASGPAVDKTADNLGTTGGAVAGTATGTPAPRAPRLTADGFRGPGFGPVEIGVGEGEIVGLYGLIGSGRTRILETLFGGRRASGGTVRVGEQVVTPARPADALAAGIALVPADRRRQGLFPVLSAQDNALLPTIRPLARCGLRALGAERRVFDAMSQAVGLRPARPRLPAAAFSGGNQQKLVLGRWINEARSVDVLLLDEPTQGVDVGARQEIYQIVSALAEQRGTAVLFASSDPEEVVALAHRCLIVSAGRIVGELKGGELTETALLSAVHDADDTASTTSEGAA; via the coding sequence ATGACGGAACCAAATCTCCGGATACGCGGGTTGAGCAAGTCCTTCGGCGGCGTCAGAGCCCTGGACGGCGTGGATCTCACCGTCCCGGCCGGTCAGGTGCACGCTCTCCTCGGCCACAACGGCGCCGGCAAGTCCACCTTGATCAAGTGCCTGGGCGGCGCCTTTCCGCCGGACGCGGGCACGATCGAAGTGGGTGGGATCTCCCATGCGCGTCTGAGTCCGCGCGAGTCGATCGCCGCGGGCGTGGCGATCATCTTCCAGTCGCTCAGCGTCGTCGACTCGCTGACGGTGGCGGAGAACATCTTCCTCGGCCAGGAGTGGACCCGGTACGGCACCGTTCACCGCCGCGCCCAGGAGGAAGTGGCGGCCGGTCTGCTGGAGCGGGTCGCGGCGAGCTGTTCGCCGCGTGACCGGGTGGCTGAACTGCCCATGGGGCAAAGGCAGTTGGTGGAGATCGCCAAGGCCCTCAGCCGCAGCGCCTCGGTGCTGGTCCTGGACGAACCCACCGCCGCCCTCTCCGGGGCCGAGACCGGCGCCCTGGCCGAACGGGTCGAGGACCTGCGCACCCAGGGTCTGGCCATCGTCTACGTCACCCATCTCCTCGCCGAGGTGGAACGGCTGGCGGACGCTGTGACGGTGTTGCGTGACGGCAGGGTCGCCCACCACTCGACAGTGTCGGGGTACACACGCAGTGAGTTGGTCGACGTCATTGCCGGTCGACCGGAACCCGTTGCGAGCGGCCCGGCAGTAGACAAGACAGCCGACAACCTCGGGACGACCGGCGGTGCCGTGGCTGGGACCGCCACCGGCACCCCGGCTCCGCGTGCCCCCCGGCTCACCGCGGACGGGTTCCGTGGCCCCGGGTTCGGTCCCGTCGAGATCGGCGTCGGCGAGGGCGAGATCGTCGGACTGTACGGCCTGATCGGCTCAGGTCGCACGCGCATCCTGGAGACCCTCTTCGGCGGGCGCCGGGCCTCGGGCGGCACGGTGCGGGTGGGGGAGCAGGTCGTCACACCCGCACGTCCCGCGGACGCGCTGGCCGCGGGGATCGCCCTCGTGCCGGCGGACCGGCGCAGACAGGGTCTGTTCCCTGTGCTGAGCGCCCAGGACAACGCGCTCCTGCCGACGATCCGTCCGCTCGCCCGGTGCGGGCTACGCGCACTGGGCGCCGAACGGCGGGTCTTCGACGCGATGTCCCAGGCGGTCGGGCTGCGCCCCGCCCGGCCGCGACTGCCGGCGGCCGCCTTCTCCGGCGGCAACCAGCAGAAGCTCGTCCTGGGCCGGTGGATCAACGAGGCTCGCAGCGTCGACGTGCTGCTCCTCGACGAGCCCACCCAGGGTGTCGACGTCGGCGCCCGGCAGGAGATCTATCAGATCGTCTCGGCGCTCGCCGAACAGCGGGGTACAGCCGTGCTGTTCGCCTCCAGCGACCCGGAGGAGGTCGTCGCGCTCGCCCACCGCTGTCTGATCGTCTCCGCAGGCCGCATCGTGGGCGAACTGAAAGGCGGCGAACTCACCGAAACCGCCCTGCTGTCGGCCGTCCACGACGCCGACGACACCGCCTCCACGACCTCGGAAGGAGCGGCATGA
- a CDS encoding TIGR03619 family F420-dependent LLM class oxidoreductase, translating to MLTVIDTPRMLLVLSENWTLTGGRADLPAVVRWAREAEDAGFDSVMVSEHVVLGPDAAADGIMGNPRDYALPGNQDPYTPWPNSLLLLSAIASVTERLRLAAAAVLAPLRHPLLMARELGTLDLISEGRLLVQPTVSWSKDEYDALGVPFGRRGRLLDEHLDVWAKAWGPSPISHESEHYPFRDVYFEPKAFRPEGPRLWFGGQRLNGPVLRRLVQYGHGFHPLGRPTPQDMQVLKDAMAAAGRDVAEMEMIGGTQAVFPDDHSTADLGAALASIPEQLEQGFTTFCIKPNQFIDDPDAIGAFCRDVMRRVNALTA from the coding sequence ATGCTCACTGTGATCGACACACCCCGCATGCTGCTGGTCCTGAGCGAGAACTGGACCCTGACCGGCGGCCGGGCCGACCTGCCCGCCGTCGTACGGTGGGCCCGCGAGGCCGAGGACGCCGGCTTCGACTCCGTCATGGTCAGCGAGCACGTCGTGCTGGGCCCCGACGCGGCCGCCGACGGCATCATGGGCAACCCTCGCGACTACGCCCTCCCGGGGAACCAGGACCCGTACACCCCCTGGCCGAACTCGCTGCTCCTGCTGTCCGCCATCGCCTCCGTCACCGAACGCCTGCGCCTGGCCGCCGCCGCGGTGCTGGCACCCCTGCGCCATCCTCTCCTCATGGCCCGCGAACTGGGCACTCTCGATCTGATCAGCGAGGGACGGCTGCTGGTGCAGCCGACGGTCAGCTGGAGCAAGGACGAGTACGACGCCCTCGGCGTCCCCTTCGGCAGACGAGGGCGGCTGCTCGACGAGCACCTCGACGTCTGGGCGAAGGCCTGGGGACCATCCCCGATCTCCCATGAGAGCGAGCACTACCCGTTCCGGGACGTCTACTTCGAGCCCAAGGCCTTCCGGCCCGAGGGTCCGAGGCTGTGGTTCGGCGGTCAGCGCCTCAACGGCCCCGTCCTGCGCCGGCTCGTGCAGTACGGTCACGGCTTCCATCCGCTGGGCCGACCGACGCCGCAGGACATGCAGGTGCTCAAGGACGCCATGGCCGCGGCAGGCCGGGACGTCGCCGAGATGGAGATGATCGGCGGTACCCAGGCCGTGTTTCCCGACGACCACTCCACGGCGGACCTCGGCGCGGCGCTCGCGAGCATCCCGGAACAGCTGGAACAGGGCTTCACGACGTTCTGCATCAAGCCGAACCAGTTCATCGACGACCCGGACGCGATCGGCGCGTTCTGCCGTGACGTGATGCGCCGCGTGAACGCCCTGACTGCTTGA
- a CDS encoding sugar ABC transporter substrate-binding protein, translating to MTRSPYPSPASRRQFLALSGGVLAATALAAAGCSAPDDGASTADPAGASAGSRTLTRIGLDYPFTQLPLYSTLVKLSTAAAKKHDVSLLTTSDASNPDTQATNLTTWVTQKIPAIVSFPMVFEATEAIAKRALDAGLIWVTYGGSLEHQSADIQFSFLEGGTLLGEAAAKWANEQLGGKGKVAFLTDSTIQLGRERTKGMIDAFTKNAPGVDVVAREQAIDPDTGLSKSRAVLAKHPDLNLILGVTDAAAYGGFKALQQTGRKATDAKTFVGGQDGAAPSLLAIKQGTFYRASAALAPKDIANAVVDVPLAVAAGKANPSVQVPITLVGRGDTARIDDLLAQNS from the coding sequence ATGACCAGATCCCCGTACCCCTCCCCGGCCTCGCGTCGGCAGTTCCTGGCTCTCTCCGGCGGTGTTCTCGCCGCTACCGCGCTGGCCGCCGCGGGCTGCTCCGCCCCGGACGACGGCGCGAGCACGGCCGACCCCGCTGGCGCGTCGGCGGGGTCGAGAACCCTCACCAGGATCGGCCTGGACTATCCCTTCACCCAGCTCCCGCTCTACTCGACGCTCGTGAAACTCTCCACGGCCGCCGCGAAGAAGCACGACGTCTCCCTGCTGACCACGAGCGACGCGAGCAACCCCGACACTCAGGCCACCAACCTCACCACGTGGGTCACTCAGAAGATCCCGGCCATCGTGTCGTTCCCGATGGTTTTCGAGGCCACCGAGGCGATTGCCAAGAGGGCGTTGGACGCGGGGCTGATCTGGGTGACGTACGGCGGATCGCTGGAACACCAGAGCGCGGACATCCAGTTCAGCTTCCTCGAGGGCGGCACACTGCTCGGGGAGGCCGCCGCGAAGTGGGCCAACGAGCAGCTCGGCGGAAAGGGCAAGGTCGCCTTCCTCACCGACAGCACGATCCAGCTCGGCCGCGAGCGGACCAAGGGCATGATCGACGCCTTCACCAAGAACGCGCCCGGCGTCGACGTGGTTGCCCGGGAGCAGGCCATCGACCCCGACACCGGACTGTCGAAGTCCCGCGCCGTCCTTGCCAAGCATCCCGACCTCAACCTCATCCTCGGGGTCACGGACGCCGCCGCGTACGGCGGCTTCAAGGCGCTGCAGCAGACGGGCCGCAAGGCGACCGACGCGAAGACCTTCGTCGGCGGGCAGGACGGCGCCGCCCCCTCCCTCCTCGCCATCAAGCAGGGCACGTTCTACCGTGCCTCGGCCGCACTGGCCCCGAAGGACATCGCGAACGCCGTCGTCGACGTGCCCCTCGCGGTGGCCGCGGGAAAGGCGAACCCCAGCGTTCAGGTGCCGATCACGCTCGTCGGGCGCGGCGACACCGCGAGGATCGACGACCTGCTCGCGCAGAACTCATAG
- a CDS encoding nuclear transport factor 2 family protein yields the protein MTEFATSTAPADVVRRQYLASAAGDLAALRATLAPDVEWTEMAGFPLAGTYRTPDGVTANVMEQLGKEWDGWAAHDDTYVVDGGNVVVLARYTAVNKATGKRIDVRVAHHFVVRGGLIVRFEQFVDTALVRDAMVPDA from the coding sequence ATGACCGAGTTCGCCACCTCCACCGCACCGGCCGACGTCGTACGCCGCCAGTATCTGGCCTCCGCCGCCGGAGACCTGGCGGCCCTGCGCGCCACCCTGGCTCCCGACGTGGAGTGGACGGAGATGGCCGGTTTCCCCCTCGCCGGCACCTACCGCACCCCCGACGGGGTCACCGCCAACGTCATGGAGCAGTTGGGCAAGGAGTGGGACGGCTGGGCCGCCCACGACGACACCTACGTCGTCGACGGCGGGAACGTCGTCGTCCTGGCCCGCTACACGGCCGTCAACAAGGCCACCGGCAAGCGGATCGACGTACGGGTCGCCCACCACTTCGTGGTCCGCGGCGGACTGATCGTCCGCTTCGAGCAGTTCGTGGACACCGCCCTCGTCCGCGACGCCATGGTGCCCGACGCCTGA
- a CDS encoding MarR family winged helix-turn-helix transcriptional regulator, with the protein MSKQDEQGGITTAKEAADNELVLAFGRLQGAANRLEYILGRRLEEECGISHLTFEVLLILGRAGDPGLSMRSISQEQVLTTGGVTRLVDRMEAAGLVRRVTDPDDRRGRLVRLTPLGEETVVRASRLHVENIRQYFLEPLPASHRERFAEDLRTLSHSARDVLPQLP; encoded by the coding sequence GTGAGCAAGCAGGACGAGCAGGGCGGGATCACGACGGCGAAGGAAGCGGCCGACAACGAGCTGGTCCTGGCGTTCGGGCGACTCCAGGGGGCCGCGAACCGGCTGGAGTACATCCTGGGCCGCAGACTTGAGGAGGAGTGCGGGATCAGCCATCTGACGTTCGAGGTGCTGCTGATCCTGGGACGCGCCGGCGACCCGGGACTGTCGATGCGGTCGATCAGCCAGGAGCAGGTGCTCACCACGGGCGGGGTGACCCGGCTGGTGGACCGGATGGAGGCGGCCGGACTGGTGCGGCGCGTCACGGATCCGGACGACCGGCGCGGACGCCTGGTGCGCCTGACGCCGCTGGGCGAGGAGACCGTCGTACGCGCCTCCCGGCTCCACGTGGAGAACATCAGGCAGTACTTCCTGGAGCCGTTGCCCGCCTCTCACCGGGAGCGGTTCGCGGAGGACCTGCGGACCCTCAGCCATTCCGCCCGCGACGTCCTGCCACAGCTGCCCTGA
- a CDS encoding DsbA family protein → MKLAYVFDAYCGWSHGFSGTLREVSSRHPDLPVEVVSGGLFTGGRRVPMSAFGYIQGANQQISQVTGASFGEAYQRLADEGSFVMDSEAAARGMAALRQAAPDHAAELAIALQHAFYVDGLSLSDSATHRKVAQEAGLDADAVVAAFESPEAPYTAADDFHRAAELGVTGFPTLLAVDGEHITVVARGHATADDVDRRLAAL, encoded by the coding sequence ATGAAGCTCGCCTACGTCTTCGACGCCTACTGCGGCTGGTCGCACGGTTTCTCCGGCACCCTGAGGGAGGTCTCTTCCCGGCACCCCGACCTGCCGGTGGAGGTCGTCTCCGGCGGTCTGTTCACGGGCGGGCGGCGGGTGCCGATGAGCGCCTTCGGCTACATCCAGGGCGCCAACCAGCAGATCAGCCAGGTCACCGGGGCGTCGTTCGGTGAGGCCTACCAGCGGCTCGCCGACGAGGGGTCGTTCGTCATGGACTCCGAGGCCGCCGCCCGCGGCATGGCCGCGCTGCGCCAGGCCGCCCCCGACCATGCGGCAGAGCTCGCCATCGCCCTCCAGCACGCCTTCTACGTCGACGGCCTGAGCCTCTCCGACTCCGCGACCCACCGGAAGGTCGCACAGGAGGCCGGGCTGGACGCCGACGCCGTGGTCGCCGCCTTCGAGAGCCCCGAGGCGCCGTACACGGCGGCGGACGACTTCCACCGCGCGGCCGAGCTGGGGGTCACCGGCTTCCCCACCCTCCTCGCCGTGGATGGCGAGCACATCACCGTCGTGGCCCGCGGACACGCCACCGCCGACGACGTGGACCGACGTCTCGCGGCCCTCTGA
- a CDS encoding ABC transporter permease: MTTATTAPTNRLTPGPRALAGGGLNSVRRNPLLVVLALMVLVFQLTTGSFLDPGNLRGIAIDAATLAIVAVPLALLVISGYLDLSVGSTLAVGGLVAGWLAGQQHQSPVVAVLGALAVGAAVGAVNGILCCYLGLSAFIVTLGMLTAVRGLAQQLFPLPLSSFGSGFAWLGGSRIAGIDAPVLIAALVLVAGALFLALTPAGRHVFAIGVNREAAHLSGINIRRTPFALFVATGVAAALAGAVKASVLDSVVAGTSGAGFELTVLTAVLLGGVALTGGSGSVFGVLLGVLFLGCLQNGLTLLSVPTFWQQMAQGTALVAGAALAYFGPRLTR, translated from the coding sequence ATGACCACCGCGACCACGGCCCCGACCAACCGCCTGACACCGGGCCCGCGCGCCCTGGCCGGAGGTGGCCTGAACTCGGTGCGGCGCAATCCCCTGCTCGTCGTCCTCGCCCTCATGGTTCTGGTCTTCCAGCTGACGACCGGCAGTTTCCTCGACCCCGGCAACCTGCGCGGGATCGCCATCGACGCGGCCACCCTCGCCATTGTGGCCGTGCCATTGGCTTTGCTGGTCATCAGCGGCTACCTCGACCTCTCGGTCGGCTCCACGCTCGCCGTCGGCGGACTCGTGGCCGGCTGGCTCGCCGGACAGCAGCACCAGTCGCCCGTCGTCGCCGTGCTCGGCGCGCTGGCCGTGGGTGCGGCGGTGGGCGCTGTGAACGGCATCCTGTGCTGCTACCTGGGGCTGTCCGCCTTCATCGTGACGCTGGGCATGCTGACAGCGGTGCGCGGACTGGCACAGCAGCTCTTCCCGCTGCCGCTGAGCAGCTTCGGGTCCGGGTTCGCCTGGCTCGGTGGATCGAGGATCGCCGGGATCGACGCGCCGGTCCTCATCGCCGCGCTCGTCCTGGTGGCGGGCGCACTGTTCCTGGCGCTCACCCCGGCCGGGCGGCACGTCTTCGCCATCGGCGTCAACCGGGAGGCCGCCCACCTCTCCGGCATCAATATCCGCCGGACGCCCTTCGCGCTGTTCGTCGCCACGGGCGTGGCGGCGGCCCTTGCCGGGGCGGTCAAGGCGTCGGTGCTGGACAGCGTGGTCGCAGGGACCTCGGGCGCGGGTTTCGAACTGACCGTACTCACCGCCGTACTACTGGGTGGCGTCGCGCTCACCGGTGGCTCCGGTTCCGTCTTCGGTGTGCTGCTCGGCGTGCTCTTCCTGGGGTGTCTGCAGAACGGACTGACACTGCTGAGCGTGCCGACGTTCTGGCAGCAGATGGCCCAGGGCACCGCCCTGGTGGCAGGCGCGGCACTCGCCTACTTCGGCCCGCGGCTGACGCGGTGA
- a CDS encoding MBL fold metallo-hydrolase, which yields MSTLDFKVLDLDFPAGSKNKTATLVTGESEALLVDAGFTRADGHRLAAEVLDSGKKLTTVFVSHGDPDFYFGAEVLADAFPDAQFVATPIVIEHIKHSYEGKLKAWAALGPNLPTRLVDLKPLTGDLSLEGHRFELKGAPAALPDRYYLWQAEQRAILGGVLLFQQEHVWVADTATPGDRAAWIDLLDEMTALDPQLVVPGHRLPGTAADSSAIAATRDYLVAFEEELAKAADGAALTEALVARYPDNGMVIAAQIGAKVAKGEMKWG from the coding sequence ATGAGCACGCTCGACTTCAAGGTCCTCGACCTCGACTTCCCCGCCGGCAGCAAGAACAAGACCGCCACCCTCGTCACCGGTGAGAGCGAGGCCCTGCTGGTGGACGCCGGCTTCACCCGGGCCGACGGCCACCGGCTGGCCGCCGAGGTCCTCGACTCCGGCAAGAAGCTCACCACCGTCTTCGTCTCCCACGGCGACCCCGACTTCTACTTCGGCGCCGAAGTCCTCGCCGACGCCTTCCCGGACGCGCAGTTCGTCGCCACCCCCATCGTCATCGAGCACATCAAGCACTCCTACGAGGGCAAGCTCAAGGCCTGGGCGGCCCTCGGCCCGAACCTGCCCACCCGCCTGGTCGACCTGAAGCCGCTGACCGGCGACCTCTCCCTGGAGGGCCACCGCTTCGAGCTCAAGGGCGCGCCGGCCGCGCTGCCGGACCGGTACTACCTGTGGCAGGCCGAGCAGCGCGCGATCCTCGGCGGGGTGCTGCTGTTCCAGCAGGAGCACGTCTGGGTCGCCGACACCGCGACCCCCGGCGACCGCGCGGCCTGGATCGACCTGCTGGACGAGATGACCGCCCTCGACCCGCAGCTGGTCGTCCCCGGCCACCGCCTGCCCGGCACCGCCGCCGACAGCTCCGCCATCGCCGCGACCCGTGACTACCTGGTGGCCTTCGAGGAGGAGCTGGCCAAGGCCGCGGACGGCGCGGCGCTCACCGAGGCGCTCGTCGCCCGCTACCCCGACAACGGCATGGTCATCGCCGCCCAGATCGGCGCGAAGGTCGCCAAGGGCGAGATGAAGTGGGGCTGA
- a CDS encoding amidohydrolase, translated as MNDNAPSLILTGGQVLTVDDDFGVAEGVAVRGRDIVAVGSDAEMRAMAGPGTRVVELDGRTVLPGINDSHLHGAAYGMTKPPFALDVGHPSVGSIADIATAVERAAGAARPGEWIIGLGWDAGYLAECLADPQRFPHRRDLDAVAPRNPVCLTHFSSHLVWVNSAALRLCGIDAASVPPPGGVIDTDSAREPTGILREAAQELVQAELPSPDAGQRRRAIQGVVRELHSRGITSYTEPGLGPGGATSLFGGLSTDNWTAYADLAASGELHSRVSVLLLPAPIGGSADDVRRGLAELRRPKSPDPRLLNAIGVKIFADGVPPNRTAWMSEPYADGGNGALCVHGDTPGLRSDELSEMIRVAHEAGFQLGVHVTGDLAIDTVVDAFLAANAVAPRPDARHYVIHGDFVGAASLARLAAHGYGVNMNPAIKWTISDLMDEVVGPDRSAYQWPVRSAVEAGVTVCASSDAPITEPDWRQGVAAMMLRESKASGRPSGPEQCVSLAEAVRAYTINPARQDFAEDFKGSIEVGKVADLCVLDRPLLDLDPHSITDTEVDLTVFDGRVVHER; from the coding sequence GTGAACGACAACGCCCCCTCCCTCATCCTGACCGGCGGTCAGGTCCTCACCGTGGACGACGACTTCGGCGTGGCCGAGGGCGTGGCCGTACGCGGCCGGGACATCGTCGCCGTCGGCAGCGACGCCGAGATGCGCGCCATGGCAGGACCCGGCACCCGGGTCGTCGAACTCGACGGCCGTACCGTCCTGCCGGGCATCAACGACTCCCACCTGCACGGAGCCGCGTACGGCATGACGAAGCCGCCGTTCGCCCTGGACGTCGGCCACCCCTCGGTCGGGTCGATCGCCGACATCGCCACTGCCGTGGAGCGGGCGGCCGGCGCGGCCCGGCCCGGCGAGTGGATCATCGGACTGGGCTGGGACGCCGGGTATCTGGCGGAGTGCCTGGCCGATCCGCAGCGCTTCCCGCACCGCCGGGACCTGGACGCGGTCGCACCGCGGAACCCGGTCTGTCTGACCCACTTCTCCTCGCATCTCGTGTGGGTCAACAGCGCCGCTTTGCGCCTGTGCGGCATCGACGCGGCAAGCGTGCCGCCCCCCGGCGGCGTCATCGACACCGACTCCGCAAGGGAACCCACCGGCATCCTTCGCGAGGCCGCCCAGGAACTCGTACAAGCCGAACTGCCTTCGCCCGACGCCGGTCAACGCCGTCGGGCCATCCAGGGTGTGGTGCGTGAACTCCACTCACGCGGCATCACCAGCTACACCGAACCGGGCCTCGGCCCGGGCGGGGCCACGTCCCTCTTCGGTGGGCTCAGCACCGACAACTGGACCGCCTACGCCGACCTCGCCGCGAGCGGCGAACTCCACTCCCGGGTCAGCGTCCTGCTGCTGCCCGCGCCGATCGGCGGCTCGGCCGACGACGTGCGCAGGGGTCTGGCCGAGCTGCGGCGCCCCAAGTCCCCGGACCCACGCCTCCTGAACGCCATCGGTGTCAAGATCTTCGCCGACGGGGTGCCGCCCAACCGCACGGCCTGGATGAGCGAGCCGTACGCCGACGGCGGCAACGGCGCGCTGTGCGTGCATGGAGACACCCCCGGGCTCCGGAGCGACGAGTTGTCCGAGATGATCCGCGTCGCCCACGAGGCGGGCTTTCAACTCGGCGTGCACGTGACCGGTGACCTGGCCATCGACACGGTGGTCGACGCCTTCCTCGCGGCGAACGCGGTTGCACCGCGCCCGGATGCCCGCCACTACGTCATCCACGGCGACTTCGTCGGCGCGGCCAGCCTCGCGAGGCTCGCCGCGCACGGCTACGGCGTCAACATGAACCCCGCCATCAAGTGGACCATCTCCGACCTGATGGACGAGGTCGTCGGCCCCGACCGCTCCGCCTACCAGTGGCCCGTACGGTCCGCCGTCGAGGCCGGAGTCACGGTCTGCGCCAGCTCCGACGCACCGATCACCGAGCCCGACTGGCGGCAGGGAGTGGCCGCGATGATGCTGCGGGAGTCGAAGGCCAGCGGTCGGCCGAGCGGGCCCGAGCAATGCGTGTCGCTCGCCGAGGCCGTGCGCGCCTACACGATCAATCCGGCCCGTCAGGACTTCGCCGAGGACTTCAAGGGGTCCATCGAGGTCGGCAAGGTCGCGGACCTGTGCGTACTGGACCGCCCGCTGCTGGACCTGGACCCGCACTCGATCACGGACACAGAGGTGGACCTGACGGTATTCGACGGGCGCGTCGTTCACGAGCGCTGA